The Sylvia atricapilla isolate bSylAtr1 chromosome 12, bSylAtr1.pri, whole genome shotgun sequence genome has a segment encoding these proteins:
- the SHCBP1 gene encoding SHC SH2 domain-binding protein 1 — MAELRPPGPRGDGRDSPAAAAAAGAGPGPRDNAEPAEEVQREDAESDLSADSWSDYGSRDKPGTILSRTVPDGNVLFPDIFHTDHLLFYERFRAYQDYILADCKASEVKRFIAEYLEKVLEPSGWQAIWRTDVFEVLVAVVGVNFSALKAVVQLSEPFLCESQDSSFTQECMQELLELKEHQILLQELWVVYDESGEFDQTALAIEHIRFFYRCIWRTWDEEEEDEFDYFVRCVEPRLRLHYDILEHRVPSGLVVDYQNLLSQSEELYEKFLSVRNSISSNDSDSEAENVSMVEGLKLYDKVEHLKQKLKLIENPLLRYVFGYQKYGSLQAKGLRPTGARVIHVVPWTMTASLLHMLARDKLCPASSEDLEIQFHRDPLAAVNACYEGDKVIICPGHYFVDGVFSIADSIELEGYGLPDDVVIEKQGKGDNFFDCTGANIKISNLKLVQHDAVEGILNVHHGKTTLENCVLQCETTGITVRTSAELLMRNSDLYGAKGAGVEIYPGSVCTLLHNGIHHCKEGILVKNFLDEDYEVPKIAMINNMIHNNEGYGVVLVRPTIPSEMKDASAQETTANTQPTQAGDETACAEGSRREQPGCVTDELELYKRAETSEQTENNSEIANVLGATSAKKNHIHKKRLSELGFTEADDNLMSQEMFVSVEGNQFKWNGKGSFGIFFF; from the exons ATGGCGGAGCTGCGGCCCCCGGGACCGCGGGGGGACGGCCGTGACTCCCCGGCCGCAGCCGCAGCCGCAggcgccggccccggcccgcgggACAACGCCGAGCCGGCTGAGG AAGTACAACGGGAAGATGCTGAGAGCGATTTGAGTGCTGACTCCTGGAGTGACTATGGCAGTCGTGACAAACCAGGGACCATTTTGAGCAGGACTGTGCCAGACGGGAACGTGCTGTTTCCGGATATTTTTCACACCGATCATCTTTTGTTTTACGAGCGATTCAGAGCTTACCAGGATTATATCTTGG CTGACTGCAAAGCCTCTGAGGTGAAGAGGTTCATAGCTGAGTACCTGGAGAAGGTCCTTGAGCCCTCTGGCTGGCAGGCCATCTGGCGCACTGATGTGTTTGAAGTCCTTGTTGCG GTGGTTGGTGTGAATTTCTCGGCCCTGAAGGCAGTTGTGCAGCTCAGTGAGCCATTCCTGTGCGAGtcccaggacagcagctttACCCAGGAGTGCatgcaggagctcctggagctgaaggaacatcagatcctgctgcaggagctgtgggtggtGTATGATGAGTCAGGAGAGTTTGACCAGACAGCACTAGCCATAGAGCATATCAG GTTCTTCTACCGGTGCATCTGGAGGACGtgggacgaggaggaggaggatgagtTTGATTACTTTGTGCGGTGTGTGGAGCCCCGACTGAGACT GCACTACGACATCCTGGAACACCGGGTGCCTTCTGGGCTGGTAGTGGATTACCAGAACTTGTTGTCTCAATCTGAAGAGCTTTATGAGAAGTTTTTAAGTGTGAGGAACAGCATCTCAAGCAATGATTCGGACTCGGAAGCAGAAAACGTTTCCATGGTGGAAGGACTAAAATTGTATGACAAAGTGGAGCActtaaaacaaaagctgaaactAATTGAGAATCCTCTGCTGAG GTACGTGTTTGGTTACCAAAAATACGGCAGCCTCCAGGCTAAAGGACTGAGACCAACGGGTGCCAGGGTCATTCATGTTGTGCCCTGGACCATGACAGCAAGTCTGCTCCACATGCTGGCAAGGGACAAACTTTGCCCAGCATCTTCTGAAGACTTGGAAATACAG TTTCACCGTGATCCCCTGGCAGCTGTAAACGCCTGTTATGAAGGAGACAAAGTCATCATCTGTCCTGGCCATTATTTTGTCGATGGCGTGTTCTCCATTGCTGATTCAATAGAGCTAGAAG GCTATGGGCTGCCAGATGATGTCGTGATAGAAAAACAAGGGAAAGGAGACAACTTCTTTGACTGTACAGGAGCCAATATAAAGATCTCCAATTTGAAGTTAGTACAGCATGATGCTGTGGAGGGGATTTTAA ATGTCCATCATGGGAAAACCACACTGGAGAATTGTGTGTTACAGTGTGAAACCACTGGAATAACAGTGAGGACATCAGCTGAGCTACTGATGAGAAACTCAGATCTCTATGGGGCAAAG GGTGCTGGTGTGGAAATCTATCCAGGAAGTGTGTGCACCCTGCTGCACAATGGGATCCACCACTGCAAGGAGGGAATACTGGTCAAG aaCTTCTTAGATGAGGATTATGAGGTTCCCAAGATAGCCATGATTAATAATATGATCCACAATAATGAAGGATATGGTGTGGTCCTGGTTAGACCAACGATACCCTCTGAAATGAAGGATGCTTCAGCACAGGAAACAACAG CGAACACACAACCTACCCAGGCAGGTGATGAGACAGCCTGTGCAGAAGGCTCCAGGCGAGAGCAACCTGGATGTGTAACTGATGAGTTGGAGCTTTATAAGCGAGCTGAGACTTCtgaacaaactgaaaacaactCTGAAATTGCAAATGTACTCGGGGCTACTTCTGCAAAGAAGAACCACATACACAAGAAAAGACTGAGTGAACTGGGATTTACAGAAGCTGATGACAACTTAATGTCACAGGAAATGTTTGTCTCTGTCGAGGGCAATCAGTTCAAATGGAATGGGAAAGGAAGTTTtggtatcttttttttctga